The stretch of DNA GCAGCACGAGCGATGCGAGGCGCTCGCGCTCGGCCTGGAGTTGATCGAGGATGCGCCGCTCGCTGGTGACGTCGCGGAAGGTATAGAGCCGCTCGCCGCCGCGCGCCGCCTGTGTGCGGCCGATGATGAACCGGCCGCTGAGCAGTTCGAGTTCCATCTCGCGCCCGCCCGGCGCTTCGTGGCGCTTGAGAACGCGGTTCATGTGCTCGCCGCGATCGGGGTTGCGGTTGCGCTGCCGCTCGTAGATGGCCTGGGCGACGGCCTGCACCGTCGGCTCCGAGTTCACCCATTGCTGCTCGAATCCGAAGATCTCGACAAAGCGCTGGTTGAAGGCAATGACGCGCGAATCCCGCGCCGAAAACAGGCAGAACCCCTCATCCGCGGTGTCGAGGATCAGGCGTTCGAGCTCGGCGCTGACCGCCTCTGGCCGCAGGGCCGGGTCGTGATGGGTCACGTCATTCATGAGCGGGCAATGATAGGTGTCGCCGGGTCGCTGCACGGAATTGCCGCCGGGGCGTACACTTCCGCGATGCTGCGAATCGGGCCGTTTCAGACTGACTGCCGCGTGCTGCTGGCGCCCATCGCGGGTTACACCGACCTCGCGTTTCGGCTCACCTGCCGGGCGGCCGGCCACGGCGGCCTCACCTACACCGAACTGCTCCACAGTCGCGGCATCCTCGAGCAGAACCGCGACAGCCTCGAGATCGCCCGCGTCAGCGCCGAGGACGAGCCATACGGCGTGCAGTTATACGGCAACGACGCCGACTGGTTCTGCCAGGCGGCGCAGTGGGCCCAGTCGCAGGGCGCGACGCTCATCGACATCAACATGGGCTGCCCCGTGGACAAGGTCACCAAGACCAACGGCGGCTCGATGCTGCTGTGCGACCCGGATCGCACCACGCGCATGGCCGAGCGCATCGTCAGGTCGGTCAGCATTCCGGTAACGGCCAAACTGCGCCTGGGCTGGAGCGCGTGCGAAATCACCGCGCCGCGCCTGGCGCGGCAACTCGAAGACGTCGGCATCCAACTCATGACCATCCACGGCCGCACCACGGCGCAGCGCTTCAAGGGAACGGCCAGCCTCGACGGGATCGCCGAGGTCGTCGCCGCCGTGCGCCAGGTTCGGGTGATCGGCAACGGCGACGTGGACAGCGCCGCCGCCGCAGCGCGGATGATCGAACACACCAGGTGCGCCGGCGTCATGGTTGCGCGAGCGGCCATCAAACGGCCGTGGGTGCTGCGCGAGATTCACGAGATGCTCACACTCGGCCGGAGCCCCGCCGAGCCGACCGTGCTCGAAAAGATCCGCCTGATCCGCCGGCACTTTGATCTCATGCGGCGCTACCGGGGCGACCGGCTGGCGATCATCGTCATGCGCGGCCGAATCGCGGCCTACGGG from Phycisphaerales bacterium encodes:
- the dusB gene encoding tRNA dihydrouridine synthase DusB, which gives rise to MIGVAGSLHGIAAGAYTSAMLRIGPFQTDCRVLLAPIAGYTDLAFRLTCRAAGHGGLTYTELLHSRGILEQNRDSLEIARVSAEDEPYGVQLYGNDADWFCQAAQWAQSQGATLIDINMGCPVDKVTKTNGGSMLLCDPDRTTRMAERIVRSVSIPVTAKLRLGWSACEITAPRLARQLEDVGIQLMTIHGRTTAQRFKGTASLDGIAEVVAAVRQVRVIGNGDVDSAAAAARMIEHTRCAGVMVARAAIKRPWVLREIHEMLTLGRSPAEPTVLEKIRLIRRHFDLMRRYRGDRLAIIVMRGRIAAYGTSLGHVKPFKERIRLMNSASEFDAAMDELESRVDPAWTMVPHWAFIEHLGTTQPDEVADREAVIPT